A stretch of the Mycolicibacterium celeriflavum genome encodes the following:
- the hisC gene encoding histidinol-phosphate transaminase → MTVRLRPELADLPAYTPGRTVPGAIKIASNETVHPPLPSVRAAIERAVGNVNRYPDNGYVELKERLAKHVNFAPEHISVGCGSVSLCQQLIQITSTVGDEVLFGWRSFEIYPLQVRTAGATAVPVPLIDHTHDLDAMLAAITDRTRLIFVCNPNNPTGTVVEPDALERFVAAVPPHILIALDEAYVEYIREPMLPDSFGLVRAHPNVVVLRTFSKAYGLAGLRIGYAVGDPDVITALGKVYVPFTATSLSQAAAIASLDAADELLERTDAVVAERARVTAALREAGYVMPDPQANFVWLPMPGRAQEFAKASADHRIIVRPYGDDGVRVTVAATHENDAFIEFARRWKGTT, encoded by the coding sequence GTGACCGTCCGGCTGCGCCCCGAACTGGCTGATCTGCCTGCGTACACCCCCGGGAGAACCGTTCCCGGCGCGATCAAGATCGCCAGCAACGAGACGGTGCATCCGCCGCTGCCGAGCGTGCGGGCCGCGATCGAGCGGGCAGTCGGCAACGTCAACCGCTATCCCGACAACGGTTACGTCGAACTCAAGGAGCGGCTCGCCAAACACGTCAACTTCGCACCCGAGCACATCTCGGTCGGCTGCGGGTCGGTCAGCCTGTGCCAGCAGTTGATCCAGATCACCTCGACCGTCGGCGATGAGGTGCTGTTCGGCTGGCGCAGCTTCGAGATCTATCCGCTGCAGGTGCGCACGGCGGGCGCCACCGCCGTCCCGGTGCCGCTGATCGACCACACGCACGACCTCGACGCCATGCTCGCCGCGATCACCGACCGCACCCGGCTGATCTTCGTGTGCAACCCGAACAACCCGACCGGCACCGTCGTCGAGCCAGACGCGCTCGAGCGGTTCGTCGCGGCGGTGCCGCCGCACATCCTGATCGCGCTCGACGAGGCCTACGTCGAATACATCCGCGAGCCCATGCTCCCGGACAGCTTCGGCCTGGTCCGCGCACATCCGAATGTTGTTGTGCTGCGCACGTTTTCCAAAGCATACGGGCTGGCCGGGTTGCGGATCGGCTACGCGGTCGGCGATCCGGACGTCATCACCGCGCTCGGTAAGGTCTACGTGCCGTTCACCGCGACCAGCCTCTCCCAGGCGGCCGCGATCGCGTCCCTGGATGCCGCCGACGAACTGCTCGAGCGCACAGATGCGGTTGTCGCCGAACGCGCCCGCGTCACGGCGGCATTGCGCGAGGCCGGCTACGTCATGCCGGACCCGCAGGCCAACTTCGTGTGGCTGCCGATGCCAGGGCGCGCACAGGAGTTCGCCAAAGCGTCGGCGGACCACCGCATCATCGTCCGGCCCTACGGCGACGACGGGGTCCGCGTCACCGTCGCCGCGACGCATGAGAACGACGCGTTCATCGAGTTCGCCCGCCGCTGGAAAGGAACCACATGA
- a CDS encoding metallophosphoesterase family protein, whose product MRLLLIADTHVPKRARDLPARVWDEVSKADVVVHAGDWVEPSLLDDLEARATRLVACWGNNDGAELRRRLPERADVTLEGLRFTVVHETGAATGREARMAKAYPDTDVLVFGHSHIPWDTTAKTGLRLLNPGSPTDRRRQPYCTYMTATVRNASLTDVILHTLDRRA is encoded by the coding sequence GTGCGACTCCTGCTCATCGCCGACACACACGTCCCCAAGCGCGCCCGGGACCTGCCCGCCCGAGTGTGGGATGAGGTGTCGAAGGCCGACGTCGTCGTGCACGCCGGCGACTGGGTCGAGCCGTCGCTGCTGGACGATCTCGAGGCCCGCGCCACGCGACTGGTGGCCTGTTGGGGCAACAACGACGGCGCCGAACTACGAAGGCGGCTACCCGAACGCGCCGACGTGACGCTCGAAGGCCTGCGGTTCACCGTGGTCCACGAGACCGGCGCGGCGACCGGTCGTGAGGCCCGCATGGCCAAGGCCTACCCCGACACCGACGTCCTGGTGTTCGGCCACAGTCACATTCCGTGGGACACGACGGCGAAAACGGGTCTGCGCCTGCTCAACCCGGGCTCACCCACCGACCGTCGCCGCCAGCCCTACTGCACGTACATGACGGCGACGGTACGTAACGCCTCGTTGACGGACGTCATCTTGCACACCTTGGACCGCCGTGCGTGA
- a CDS encoding MmcQ/YjbR family DNA-binding protein: MRDRPARVADVHEIAASMPHTKRIEGPKGNPIYQVGGKSFVFFRTPQPDAEDPRTGERYADVIMIWVESEMDKMALVQDPASPFFTTERFEGHPSVLVRASRLPEIGKVELTELIQDAWLSRASRRRADQWLAEHQD; the protein is encoded by the coding sequence GTGCGTGACCGACCGGCGCGGGTTGCCGACGTACACGAGATCGCCGCGTCGATGCCGCACACCAAACGCATCGAGGGGCCCAAGGGCAATCCGATCTACCAGGTGGGCGGCAAGTCGTTCGTGTTCTTCCGTACCCCGCAACCCGACGCGGAAGACCCTCGGACGGGCGAACGCTACGCCGACGTGATCATGATCTGGGTGGAGTCCGAGATGGACAAGATGGCGCTCGTCCAGGACCCCGCTTCGCCGTTCTTCACCACCGAGCGCTTCGAGGGCCACCCGTCGGTTCTGGTGCGGGCCAGCAGGTTACCCGAGATCGGCAAGGTCGAGCTGACCGAGCTGATTCAAGACGCGTGGCTGTCGCGGGCCTCGCGCCGCCGGGCGGACCAGTGGCTGGCCGAACACCAGGACTAG
- a CDS encoding cupin domain-containing protein, translating to MQVRRVVTGHDPSGKSVFVSDANVAPIETMLMPGFENHLLWGSDASCRFPDDGSMPQWRNYFPPVGGFRFAMLTLPPSHAAEPPAALDVDEAMAEMEEKLPGMLGYLDYTDPGMHTTPTVDFEVVLDGTVVLELDDGAEVTLHPGDTVVQNGTRHRWKNPGDKPARMAVFICGAEHADVTAT from the coding sequence ACGCCGAGTGGTGACCGGCCACGACCCGTCCGGGAAGTCCGTTTTCGTCAGCGACGCAAACGTCGCGCCCATCGAGACCATGTTGATGCCCGGCTTCGAGAACCATCTGCTGTGGGGCAGCGACGCCTCCTGCCGATTCCCTGATGACGGTTCGATGCCGCAGTGGCGCAACTACTTCCCACCCGTCGGGGGATTCCGGTTCGCGATGCTGACACTGCCGCCGTCGCACGCGGCCGAGCCGCCGGCCGCTCTCGACGTCGACGAGGCGATGGCCGAGATGGAGGAGAAACTGCCCGGGATGCTGGGCTACCTGGACTACACCGACCCCGGCATGCACACCACCCCCACCGTCGACTTCGAGGTGGTTCTCGATGGCACGGTGGTGCTCGAACTCGACGACGGTGCCGAGGTGACGTTGCACCCCGGTGACACGGTCGTGCAGAACGGCACGCGGCACCGGTGGAAGAATCCGGGCGACAAGCCCGCCCGCATGGCCGTTTTCATCTGCGGCGCTGAGCACGCCGACGTGACCGCGACCTAG